A single window of Rubripirellula lacrimiformis DNA harbors:
- a CDS encoding FAD-dependent oxidoreductase — MKLPELASMRMAFQQFGGPAFRPLRWAMGTWLALAILSPARADDAAQYDVVIYGGTSAAITTAVQSRQMGKSVIIVCPETHLGGLTSGGLGWTDSGNKNAIGGLSRQFYHRVWQHYQQPQNWRWESQSKFGGRNQSGPRQAGDGSTMWVFEPHVAEQIFDNWMAEHKVPVRRNQWLDRSDGGVTINNGRIESFRTTDGHVYRGKMFVDVTYEGDLMAAAGVDYHVGREASSVYDESYNGVQVGVLHHAHHFKQPVDPYVTPGDPSSGLLPLISGDPPGKRGEADDRVQAYCFRMCLTNVDDNRIPFAKPAGYDADEYALLLRVFDTGWRDMFQKFDPMPNRKTDTNNHGPVSTDYIGANYDYPEADYERRKEIIADHERYQKGLMYFMANDDRVPEDVRTAMSKWGLPKDEFPDTGGWPHQLYIREARRMIGHYVMTQQDCLDQKETPSSIGMGSYTLDSHNTQRYVKPDGFVQNEGDIGVHTPRPYRISYGSIVPKKSQCQNLLVPVCVSSSHIAFGSIRMEPVFMILGQSAATAACLSIDQDIAVQDLDYAALRDQLISDGQVLQWDRAAAPKSKRDHDSFSSRQLEGTVVDDMNAKFSGLWNQSMANQPFVDIGYHHNRAEPDADASATFTAKLAAGRYRVQLAYPVNSNRATNVPVTIKHADGETKVVVNQRTAPTVDRLFVDLGQYTFGAGGDASVRVQTAGTDGYVVVDAVRWLPVKND; from the coding sequence ATGAAACTTCCTGAACTCGCATCCATGCGAATGGCCTTCCAGCAATTCGGTGGCCCCGCATTTCGGCCTCTGCGATGGGCGATGGGAACGTGGTTGGCTCTAGCGATTTTGTCGCCGGCCCGGGCTGACGATGCCGCGCAGTACGACGTCGTGATTTATGGCGGGACCAGTGCTGCGATCACCACCGCCGTGCAAAGTCGCCAGATGGGCAAGTCGGTGATCATCGTTTGCCCCGAAACCCACTTGGGCGGGCTGACGTCGGGCGGATTGGGATGGACCGATTCGGGCAACAAGAATGCCATCGGCGGGCTCAGTCGCCAGTTCTATCATCGCGTTTGGCAGCACTACCAACAGCCCCAGAATTGGCGTTGGGAATCCCAGAGCAAGTTTGGTGGCCGCAACCAATCGGGACCTCGCCAGGCCGGTGACGGTTCGACCATGTGGGTGTTTGAACCGCACGTGGCCGAGCAAATTTTTGACAACTGGATGGCCGAACACAAGGTTCCCGTCCGTCGCAACCAATGGCTGGACCGATCCGATGGTGGCGTCACGATCAACAACGGTCGCATCGAATCGTTTCGCACGACCGACGGGCACGTGTATCGCGGCAAGATGTTTGTCGACGTAACCTACGAAGGCGACCTGATGGCAGCCGCGGGAGTCGACTATCACGTCGGCCGCGAAGCGTCGTCGGTCTATGACGAATCCTACAACGGCGTCCAGGTCGGCGTACTGCACCATGCCCACCACTTCAAACAACCTGTCGATCCCTACGTCACACCGGGTGACCCCAGCAGCGGATTGCTGCCACTGATCAGCGGGGACCCACCTGGTAAACGCGGGGAAGCGGACGATCGCGTTCAGGCATACTGTTTCCGAATGTGCTTGACCAACGTGGATGACAACCGCATCCCGTTTGCCAAACCGGCCGGCTATGACGCCGACGAATACGCACTGCTGCTGCGAGTCTTCGACACCGGTTGGCGGGACATGTTCCAGAAATTTGACCCGATGCCCAACCGCAAGACCGACACCAACAATCACGGTCCGGTCAGCACGGACTACATCGGCGCCAACTACGACTACCCCGAAGCCGACTACGAACGTCGCAAGGAAATCATCGCCGATCACGAGCGGTATCAGAAAGGGCTGATGTACTTCATGGCCAACGACGATCGAGTGCCCGAGGACGTGCGCACAGCGATGTCCAAATGGGGCCTGCCCAAGGATGAATTCCCCGACACCGGCGGATGGCCGCATCAACTTTACATTCGCGAAGCACGTCGCATGATCGGTCACTACGTGATGACCCAACAAGACTGCTTGGATCAAAAGGAAACGCCGTCGTCGATCGGGATGGGTTCCTACACGTTGGATTCTCACAACACCCAGCGGTACGTTAAACCGGATGGTTTTGTCCAAAACGAAGGCGACATCGGCGTCCACACCCCACGCCCCTATCGGATTTCCTACGGGTCGATTGTCCCCAAGAAATCGCAGTGCCAAAACTTGTTGGTGCCGGTCTGCGTTTCATCCAGTCACATCGCGTTCGGTTCGATTCGAATGGAACCTGTGTTCATGATTCTGGGCCAATCGGCGGCCACCGCAGCCTGCCTGTCGATCGACCAAGACATCGCGGTCCAGGACCTGGACTACGCGGCCCTTCGCGACCAACTGATTTCCGACGGCCAAGTGCTGCAGTGGGATCGTGCAGCGGCGCCGAAGTCCAAAAGAGATCACGATTCGTTTTCTTCGCGTCAACTAGAGGGCACCGTCGTCGATGACATGAACGCCAAGTTTTCGGGGCTGTGGAATCAATCGATGGCGAACCAACCGTTTGTCGACATTGGATACCACCACAACCGCGCCGAACCCGACGCCGACGCTTCGGCAACCTTCACCGCCAAACTTGCCGCCGGCCGATACCGGGTCCAGTTGGCCTATCCGGTCAATTCCAACCGGGCGACCAACGTGCCCGTCACCATCAAGCACGCAGATGGCGAGACCAAGGTCGTGGTGAACCAGCGGACGGCACCAACGGTCGACCGGCTATTCGTTGATTTGGGGCAGTATACATTCGGCGCCGGCGGCGACGCATCGGTTCGCGTCCAGACGGCGGGTACCGATGGATATGTCGTTGTCGACGCAGTCCGCTGGCTGCCGGTAAAAAACGACTGA
- a CDS encoding Gfo/Idh/MocA family protein, translating to MSRLNRRHFIATTVAAGVTTSLAPRSLRAANANSEVNIGFISCGSRAGQLMGQFDKIEGVNIVGLCDVDENRVAAAKKRYPKADTYTDLRELIANDNLDAIVVATCNHWHCLAAIWAMEAGKDVYVEKPLSHSQWEGRQTVAAARKYNRICQLGTQQRSDPMQAEIKKFLHEEKALGKIEAARVNRYGIRGPIGKRDTPLEIEKNVAYDLWLGPAEDQPLFRNQLHYDWHWDWNTGSGEMGNWGVHVLDDCRNNVFQDSVALPSRIMGGGGRIAYNDAGQTPNVHFTYFDTGDIPVVIGLSNLPSAPGGKKSPGHPGPGSGYVAYCEGGRFEGQRGRGAAYDSDGKKIRDFKGNNGDVLHQRNFIEAVRAQDRSILNAEVEVGNDSTGWCNLANIAFRAGTNQDAVEVGAVDLPQWDTLIGEMTEHLSAYDMDFSNDQIRVSPMLTLDEKTEQFTGDNAQAANELLRRQYREGFEVPELV from the coding sequence ATGAGCCGCTTGAACCGTCGTCATTTCATCGCCACTACTGTCGCCGCGGGGGTGACCACGTCATTGGCGCCACGATCGCTTCGAGCGGCCAACGCAAACAGCGAAGTCAACATCGGCTTCATCAGCTGTGGCAGCCGGGCGGGCCAATTGATGGGCCAGTTCGACAAGATCGAAGGCGTCAACATTGTTGGGCTTTGCGACGTGGATGAAAACCGCGTTGCTGCGGCCAAGAAACGATACCCCAAAGCGGACACCTACACCGATCTTCGCGAACTGATCGCCAACGACAACCTGGACGCGATCGTCGTGGCGACCTGCAACCACTGGCACTGTTTGGCCGCGATCTGGGCCATGGAAGCCGGCAAGGACGTGTACGTCGAAAAACCACTTTCGCACAGTCAGTGGGAAGGCCGTCAAACGGTCGCCGCCGCTCGCAAATACAACCGGATCTGCCAACTGGGCACCCAACAACGATCCGACCCGATGCAGGCGGAAATCAAGAAGTTCCTGCACGAAGAAAAAGCGTTGGGCAAGATCGAGGCCGCGCGAGTCAACCGGTACGGCATCCGTGGCCCGATCGGCAAACGCGACACGCCGCTAGAAATCGAAAAGAACGTGGCTTACGACCTATGGCTTGGCCCAGCCGAAGACCAGCCATTGTTCCGCAACCAACTGCACTATGATTGGCACTGGGATTGGAACACCGGCAGCGGCGAAATGGGCAACTGGGGCGTTCACGTGTTGGACGATTGCCGCAACAACGTGTTCCAAGACTCGGTCGCACTGCCCAGCCGCATCATGGGTGGCGGCGGACGAATCGCCTACAACGACGCTGGCCAAACCCCCAACGTCCACTTCACCTACTTTGACACCGGCGATATCCCGGTCGTCATCGGGCTGTCGAATCTGCCCAGCGCACCGGGCGGCAAGAAGAGCCCAGGCCATCCCGGACCTGGCAGCGGATACGTGGCCTACTGCGAAGGCGGTCGTTTCGAAGGCCAACGCGGTCGCGGAGCAGCCTACGACAGCGATGGCAAGAAGATCCGTGACTTCAAGGGCAACAACGGCGACGTCCTGCACCAACGCAACTTCATCGAAGCCGTCCGTGCCCAAGACCGCTCGATCCTGAACGCCGAAGTCGAAGTCGGTAACGACAGCACGGGCTGGTGCAACCTCGCCAACATCGCCTTCCGCGCCGGCACCAACCAAGATGCCGTCGAAGTCGGCGCTGTCGACCTGCCACAGTGGGATACCCTGATCGGCGAGATGACCGAGCACTTGTCCGCGTACGACATGGACTTTTCCAACGACCAGATCCGCGTCAGCCCGATGTTGACCCTGGACGAAAAGACCGAACAGTTCACCGGCGACAATGCCCAGGCTGCCAACGAACTGCTGCGTCGTCAGTATCGCGAAGGTTTCGAAGTCCCGGAATTGGTCTGA